AGTTCGCATATTCATGTATCCTTCTTTCGATCACACCTTCCAGCGATTCTTCAACCTGCTTCCCAGCGACTTCGATAAATATACCGAACGGATAACTACCTCCCTCTGGCAGATCTTTTAGATCCGGACCGATGATCTGTATCTTACCATCTTCAATCTGGCCCATCTCTCTAGCCTTTACCAACTCGAACTTGTAAGGGACGTTCGGACCGCCTAACTCCACATGAAGGTCTTTCTTCCTTATTCTCTCTCCTTCATAAATAACTCCAACATCGACTGGTATATCTGCAAACATCGACATTCATATCACCTCAATCGTCATCTCTGACTCTTCTTACTAAATATAAAAAAGGTATCGCATATATAATAATTACCTATATATAAAAAGAGTGGATATAATGAGATCTTATGAAAATTTTGATTACTCTCCAATCATGTTATGTACTTAAATATGTTGTAATTCTATAAACATGGTGATGAGGGTTAAGTTAATTTGGCATACCCCATCGCCAGAAAGGGTCATTGCGATAGCTATGAGAAGGTGCTATTCGACTTCTACGATAGAGGAGATCGAGAAAGAGATCGATAGCAAAGGTGATGCATATATCCAGTATCTGGTTAGAAAAGCTTTGAATGATAGGACCTTTAGTGTGTTGGAGCACGTTGTATTCACATTCGAAATAGAGGGCATATCACGAGTCTGTAGCCATCAGTTGATAAGGCATAGGATTGCATCCTACAATCAGGAGAGCCAAAGATTTACATTGGCACATAAGGAAGAGATGGTCATACCACCAAGTATTCAAAATAATCCCGAAGCGATCAAAATCTTCGATGAAGTTAGAAGATTTACTATTGAAAAGATGGAGGAATTATTACGTATTGGAATCCCCAAAGAAGATGCGAGGTTCATACTACCCCAGTGTGTCGCTACGAAGCTCATAATGACTATGAACGCTAGAAGTCTGATGCACTTTTTATCATTAAGATTATCGGCGAAGGCCCAATGGGAGATCAGAGAACTTGCTAGCCGAATCCTTGAAGAAGTTAGAAAGGTTGCGCCTACTTTATTCGAAAAGGTCATTGAATGTTGATGATAATCTTTTAGATGTAATATAATCACGCATCGTAACCAATCGATACGATGAAATTAAAACGTTAAAATCTACAAATCACGAAGATGATATAGATCTCCTCGATCTATCGTAATTCTTCATATCATGATGAAGGCATGAGCGCACCAACGATTTTATGGTAAAATTATTATATCGATGATCCACAATTCTTCTGATGATAAATTTGGGAGAGTATCAAAGTAAGACAACTGGTGATGGATTATCGTTGAAAGGTTCGTTTGAGCAAAAGTGCGGAATTATGGAGAAGATAAAGGATACGAAATCGCTCTGCCCCGAGTGTTTAAGGGTTATAGATGCCCAATTACTTCGCGATGATAAAGATCAAGTAATAATGAGAAAAGAATGTCCCGTCCATGGTACCTTTGAGGATATCTACTGGTCTGATTACCAGATGTACCTAAAGGCTAAAAGGTTCGAGCGTATTGGGGATGGATTGGCGAATCCGAGGACAAAACGTACCGAGAAGGGTTGCCCATTCGATTGTGGGATCTGTAATGAGCATAAATCTCATACAGTCTTGGCCATAATCGATGTGACGAATAGTTGTAACCTTAAATGCCCCGTATGTTTTGCAAATGCAGAAGTTAGTGGTTATCTCTACCAACCAACGACCGATGAAATCAAACGTATCATCGATAACTTCAGATCGAATCAACCCGTTAAGCCACCCGGCCTTCAGTTTAGTGGTGGAGAGCCGACGATTCGAGATGATCTGCCCGAACTTATCGCATACGCAAAGAACGCTGGCTTTCACCATATTGAAGTGAATACAAATGGCATTCGTTTGGCAAATTCTATCGAATATTGTAAAAGATTGGTCGATGCAGGCGCCTGTGCGATCTACCTCCAATTCGATGGTGTCACAAGAGAAATTTACTTAAAGACACGGGGTATCGATCTACTCGATATGAAGCTCAAGGTCATCGAAAATTGTAGAAAGATCGGTTTCGATGCTGTAATTCTTGTCCCTACAGTCATCAAAGGTATAAATGATCATCAGCTGGGCGATATAATCAAGTTCGGTATCGCAAATGCGGA
This DNA window, taken from Nitrososphaerales archaeon, encodes the following:
- a CDS encoding radical SAM protein; this translates as MKGSFEQKCGIMEKIKDTKSLCPECLRVIDAQLLRDDKDQVIMRKECPVHGTFEDIYWSDYQMYLKAKRFERIGDGLANPRTKRTEKGCPFDCGICNEHKSHTVLAIIDVTNSCNLKCPVCFANAEVSGYLYQPTTDEIKRIIDNFRSNQPVKPPGLQFSGGEPTIRDDLPELIAYAKNAGFHHIEVNTNGIRLANSIEYCKRLVDAGACAIYLQFDGVTREIYLKTRGIDLLDMKLKVIENCRKIGFDAVILVPTVIKGINDHQLGDIIKFGIANADVVRCINFQPVSITGRIDYEKRKEMRITIPECLKLIEEQTDGQIRAEDFYPVPFVVPLSQAVGALHNHRYVEFTTHPHCGMATYVFVEGDKIVPITRYADVEKFMSIMEEVYRLAKDGHKIKAKMKMLSALKYVKWGLLRKLLLPILRTGSYRSLADLHYRMVMIGMMHFMDLYNFD
- the thyX gene encoding FAD-dependent thymidylate synthase, whose product is MRVKLIWHTPSPERVIAIAMRRCYSTSTIEEIEKEIDSKGDAYIQYLVRKALNDRTFSVLEHVVFTFEIEGISRVCSHQLIRHRIASYNQESQRFTLAHKEEMVIPPSIQNNPEAIKIFDEVRRFTIEKMEELLRIGIPKEDARFILPQCVATKLIMTMNARSLMHFLSLRLSAKAQWEIRELASRILEEVRKVAPTLFEKVIEC